In a single window of the Pontibacter russatus genome:
- a CDS encoding alpha/beta fold hydrolase, producing the protein MDLQIRQDRDFQYIDEGAGEVLLLLHGLFGALSNWNGVVEHFSKDYRVVIPLMPIYEMALHKAGVPGLVSFVEDFVKLKKLKDLTLLGNSLGGHVALVYALKNADMVQRLVLTGSSGLFEDSMGGSFPKRGNYQYVEERVGYTFYDPRTATKELVDEVFSITNSNAKCLRIIAIAKSAQRHNMAKDITNIKVPTLLIWGLNDTITPPLVAHEFNRLIQNSELYFIDKCGHAPMMEHPEKFNSILERFLAKTPITAPAT; encoded by the coding sequence ATGGATTTACAAATCAGGCAAGATCGGGATTTCCAGTACATAGACGAAGGGGCAGGTGAAGTGCTGCTGCTGCTGCACGGGCTGTTCGGGGCGCTGAGCAACTGGAACGGGGTGGTAGAGCACTTTTCGAAAGACTACCGCGTGGTTATACCGCTCATGCCCATATATGAGATGGCGCTGCACAAGGCCGGGGTGCCGGGGCTGGTGTCGTTTGTGGAGGACTTTGTGAAATTGAAAAAGCTGAAAGACCTGACCCTGCTGGGCAACTCGCTGGGGGGGCACGTGGCGCTGGTATATGCCCTGAAGAACGCGGACATGGTGCAGCGCCTGGTGCTCACGGGCAGCTCCGGCCTGTTCGAGGACTCGATGGGCGGCTCGTTTCCGAAGCGCGGCAACTACCAGTATGTGGAGGAGCGCGTCGGGTATACCTTCTATGACCCCAGAACGGCCACCAAGGAGCTGGTGGACGAGGTTTTCTCCATCACCAACAGCAATGCCAAATGCCTGCGGATCATCGCCATCGCCAAATCGGCGCAGCGCCACAACATGGCCAAGGACATCACAAACATAAAGGTGCCGACGTTGTTGATATGGGGACTGAACGATACCATCACGCCGCCGCTTGTGGCTCACGAGTTTAACAGGCTTATACAGAATTCTGAGTTATATTTCATCGATAAGTGCGGGCATGCGCCCATGATGGAACATCCGGAGAAGTTTAACAGTATTTTAGAGAGGTTTTTAGCCAAGACACCCATAACCGCGCCAGCTACATGA
- a CDS encoding POTRA domain-containing protein: MFTITASIQARPCEQPQVVIAGISFTGNEITKEQVMRQDFTFAVGDTVNAEELEPLLEENRSRLFNLRLFHHVTYAYTCSGGLVQVRYEVQERFYIYPVLIFDFADRNFNAWLEKRDWSRIDYGLSLVRRNFRGRNEEVRVRVQQGFNKRLEFSYRIPYISRAQNLGAEIGIADYRSRTVNYTNLDNRQYFHEQEEGRIIRRTAFSAGLIHRQSVQRQEGFRLSYHHERVSDTVTILNSAYYNTALHERRFVRTEVHKAINLRDYFAYPLSGSYFEIGAAHTFFLQQTGTGFTTLRAKYVNYQRLSEKYSYMIGGEAQLRLAREHAFADNLALGFRSLVRGYELYVVGGQHYGLFKQGLTRRVLDIEGIKLKFIRNPKFNSIPLSVYLNAFTDAGYVVDNEFGKNNPLTNRLLAGGGLGLHAVTFYDIVLRLEYTLNKEGDRGFYFSSSFPF, translated from the coding sequence TTGTTCACGATTACTGCCAGCATACAGGCACGGCCCTGCGAGCAACCCCAGGTAGTGATTGCCGGTATCTCCTTTACGGGCAACGAAATCACAAAAGAGCAGGTGATGCGGCAGGATTTCACGTTTGCCGTCGGCGACACCGTGAACGCTGAGGAACTGGAGCCGCTGCTGGAGGAAAACCGCAGCCGCCTGTTTAACCTGCGGCTCTTTCACCACGTAACGTATGCTTACACCTGCTCCGGCGGTTTGGTGCAGGTGCGGTACGAGGTGCAGGAGCGCTTTTATATATACCCCGTCCTGATTTTTGATTTTGCCGACCGCAACTTTAACGCCTGGCTGGAGAAAAGGGACTGGAGCCGCATAGACTATGGACTGAGCCTGGTGCGCCGCAACTTCCGGGGGCGCAACGAGGAGGTGCGGGTGCGGGTGCAGCAGGGCTTCAACAAGCGGCTGGAGTTTTCGTACCGGATTCCCTATATAAGCCGGGCGCAGAACTTGGGCGCTGAGATAGGGATAGCCGACTACCGCAGCCGCACTGTCAATTACACGAACCTGGACAACAGGCAGTACTTTCATGAGCAGGAGGAAGGGCGAATTATCCGGCGCACCGCTTTTTCTGCGGGCCTCATACACCGGCAGAGCGTGCAGCGGCAGGAGGGCTTCCGGCTGTCGTACCACCACGAGCGCGTCTCCGACACAGTTACGATCCTGAACTCCGCCTATTATAACACAGCCTTGCATGAGCGCCGCTTCGTGCGGACGGAAGTACACAAAGCCATTAATCTACGGGATTATTTTGCGTATCCGCTTTCGGGGAGTTATTTTGAGATTGGGGCCGCGCATACCTTCTTTCTGCAGCAGACAGGCACAGGCTTTACCACGCTGCGGGCCAAGTACGTAAACTACCAAAGGCTGTCGGAAAAGTATTCCTATATGATAGGCGGGGAGGCGCAACTGCGGCTGGCGCGGGAGCATGCTTTCGCCGACAACCTCGCGCTTGGTTTCCGGTCCCTGGTGCGGGGCTACGAGCTGTATGTGGTGGGCGGCCAGCATTACGGGCTCTTTAAGCAGGGGCTAACGCGGCGGGTACTGGACATTGAGGGTATAAAACTGAAATTTATCCGGAACCCAAAGTTTAATAGCATACCTTTGTCGGTGTACCTCAACGCTTTCACGGATGCGGGGTACGTGGTTGACAACGAATTCGGGAAGAATAATCCGCTGACGAACAGGCTGCTGGCGGGAGGGGGGCTGGGGCTGCATGCCGTCACGTTTTACGACATCGTGCTTCGCTTGGAGTACACGCTCAACAAAGAAGGCGACAGGGGTTTCTACTTTAGCAGCAGTTTTCCTTTTTAA
- a CDS encoding NAD kinase produces the protein MRIAILGKPFSDTIAPFVQMLFDELQRRRAELFLVEQFQLFLKNTINLPTGIQTFGRGDRLQDVDVVLSIGGDGTLLDTVTYVGKLQIPILGINTGRLGFLATIPYESILVAIDALYKGHYALDDRALIRVDSDQEVFGDINFGLNEFSVLKRDTSAMIVVHTYIDGEYLNSYWADGLVVATPTGSTGYSLSCGGPLVLPQTNNFVISPVCPHNLNVRPMIVSDRSVISFEVEGRSSGYLASLDSRSTAVDMHVQLAVRRENFAARLVKLHHVNFLSTLRSKLNWGLDKRNDVLK, from the coding sequence ATGAGAATAGCCATACTCGGGAAACCTTTCAGCGATACTATCGCACCGTTCGTCCAGATGCTCTTTGATGAGTTGCAGCGGCGCAGGGCGGAGCTTTTCCTGGTAGAGCAGTTTCAGTTGTTTCTCAAAAACACCATCAACCTGCCCACGGGCATCCAGACCTTTGGCCGGGGCGACAGGCTGCAGGATGTGGACGTGGTGCTGAGCATCGGCGGCGATGGCACCCTGCTCGACACGGTAACCTATGTGGGGAAACTGCAGATTCCCATACTCGGCATAAACACCGGAAGGCTCGGTTTCCTGGCCACCATTCCCTATGAAAGTATTCTGGTGGCCATCGATGCCTTGTACAAGGGCCATTACGCGCTGGACGACCGGGCTCTGATACGCGTAGACTCCGATCAGGAGGTCTTTGGGGACATTAACTTCGGATTAAATGAGTTTAGCGTATTAAAGCGTGACACCTCGGCCATGATAGTGGTACACACGTATATAGACGGGGAATACCTGAACTCCTACTGGGCTGATGGACTGGTGGTGGCAACGCCGACAGGGTCTACCGGTTACTCGCTTAGCTGCGGAGGGCCTCTGGTGCTGCCTCAGACCAATAACTTCGTTATTTCACCCGTATGCCCGCATAACCTGAACGTCAGACCCATGATTGTGTCAGATAGGAGCGTGATCTCTTTTGAGGTGGAGGGCCGCAGCAGTGGCTACCTCGCCTCCCTTGATTCGCGCTCTACCGCCGTGGACATGCATGTGCAGCTGGCCGTGCGCCGGGAGAATTTCGCGGCCCGCCTCGTGAAGCTCCATCACGTGAATTTTCTGTCTACCCTGCGCAGCAAGCTCAATTGGGGCCTCGACAAGCGGAACGACGTTTTGAAATAA
- a CDS encoding anthranilate synthase component II gives MLLLLDNFDSFTYNLVDYFGQLGVEAQVVRNNVPLQEIQLLPVEAIVLSPGPGTPQAAGSLPDVIRHYHTRVPMLGICLGHQALGEFFGATLKKGIRPMHGKISEIICEPDPIFRGLPQKMPVVRYHSLVLRHTPETILPLAHTQEGELMAFRHKALPLYALQFHPEAALTTYGLHLLQNWLTIANIAP, from the coding sequence ATGCTGCTCCTGCTCGACAACTTCGACTCTTTCACCTACAATCTGGTGGATTACTTCGGGCAACTGGGGGTGGAGGCGCAGGTGGTGCGGAACAATGTGCCGCTGCAGGAGATACAGCTGTTGCCTGTAGAGGCCATTGTGCTCTCGCCGGGGCCCGGCACGCCGCAGGCGGCGGGCTCTTTGCCGGACGTTATCCGCCATTACCATACGCGGGTGCCGATGCTGGGCATATGCCTGGGGCACCAGGCGCTGGGCGAGTTCTTCGGGGCCACCCTGAAAAAAGGCATCCGGCCGATGCATGGGAAGATATCCGAGATTATATGCGAGCCGGACCCAATCTTCCGAGGGTTGCCACAAAAAATGCCGGTGGTGCGTTACCACTCGTTGGTGCTGCGCCACACGCCGGAAACTATTCTGCCGCTGGCGCACACGCAGGAAGGCGAGCTGATGGCGTTCCGGCACAAGGCGCTGCCGCTGTATGCGCTGCAGTTCCATCCGGAGGCCGCCCTGACGACATACGGTTTGCACTTGCTCCAAAATTGGCTTACTATTGCTAATATTGCACCGTAA
- a CDS encoding CBS domain-containing protein: protein MIAEELINQMIPPLKLYDTVEKALRWMDEFRVNELPVVSNRRYMGLATEQHLIELTDRSQALRDLELEHQDVHVMQRQHFYEVMEAAIKNKIQVVPVLDEEQEYMGIITINDTIAAFGQMSALQGQGSILVLSMPERDYSLSQISRLIEEENVKILSAYVSPDEMDPYKIKLTLKLNTTDPSRIISTLERFEYRITAQFNDGNGSEVGRDRLDMLLKYLDI, encoded by the coding sequence ATGATTGCAGAAGAACTCATCAACCAAATGATTCCGCCGCTGAAGCTCTACGACACCGTGGAAAAGGCGCTGCGCTGGATGGATGAGTTCCGCGTAAACGAGCTTCCCGTGGTAAGCAACCGCCGGTATATGGGGCTGGCCACCGAGCAGCACCTGATAGAGCTGACCGACCGCAGCCAGGCTTTGAGAGATCTGGAACTGGAGCACCAGGACGTACATGTGATGCAGCGCCAGCACTTTTACGAGGTGATGGAGGCGGCCATCAAAAACAAGATACAGGTGGTGCCTGTGCTGGACGAGGAGCAGGAGTATATGGGCATCATCACCATCAACGACACCATCGCGGCCTTCGGACAGATGTCGGCGCTGCAGGGGCAGGGCAGCATTTTGGTGTTATCGATGCCCGAGCGGGACTACTCGCTGAGCCAGATAAGCCGCCTGATTGAGGAGGAAAACGTGAAAATCCTGAGCGCCTACGTGTCGCCGGATGAGATGGACCCCTATAAAATCAAGCTCACGCTGAAGCTAAACACTACGGACCCCTCCCGTATTATCTCCACCTTAGAGCGTTTTGAGTACCGCATCACCGCCCAGTTTAACGACGGCAACGGCAGCGAGGTGGGCCGCGACCGGCTGGACATGCTCCTGAAGTACCTTGATATATAA
- a CDS encoding DUF6089 family protein: protein MKRLCTLALLLLFTITLAATVADAQRFTQRKRYGSLGLSLGASNYFGDIVPEPDFTSFRFKSTRPNVGVSYTHRYFPRVSGRVALNWMRIMGDDRLSASVDEGENAGRFKRNLSFRNDIKELSAVAIVDLFENRNNYRRRPDFVPYGFLGVAVLHHNPKAYYENGSRQGATPNDIPTGWYELQPLGTEGQYADGDYPEPYKRVQISVPFGLGVRYKIDRFWDLNIEIGWRKTFTDYLDDASAGFARKSDILSGSGENPTAAAILSDRSAETGFATTPDPSGSPYDVVPYYGSPINPKRGNNSDDDWYITTGITLNYILTPRVRTPKFR from the coding sequence ATGAAAAGATTGTGTACCCTTGCCCTGTTGCTCCTCTTTACCATAACGCTTGCTGCTACTGTTGCCGACGCGCAACGCTTTACGCAGCGTAAGCGGTATGGCTCATTGGGGCTTTCTCTTGGCGCCTCCAACTACTTCGGCGACATTGTGCCGGAACCTGACTTCACGAGTTTCCGTTTCAAGTCTACCCGGCCCAACGTTGGCGTCAGCTACACGCACCGCTACTTTCCGCGCGTGTCGGGGAGAGTGGCATTAAACTGGATGCGCATCATGGGAGACGACAGGCTGAGCGCCTCCGTAGATGAAGGAGAGAACGCCGGGCGCTTCAAGAGAAACCTTTCGTTCCGGAACGACATAAAAGAGCTGAGCGCTGTCGCCATTGTGGATCTCTTCGAGAACCGCAACAACTACCGCCGCCGCCCTGACTTCGTGCCTTACGGCTTTTTGGGTGTGGCTGTGCTGCATCATAACCCAAAGGCGTATTATGAGAACGGCTCCCGGCAGGGCGCAACACCAAATGATATTCCGACCGGGTGGTATGAGTTGCAACCCTTAGGCACCGAAGGGCAGTATGCAGACGGCGACTATCCGGAGCCGTATAAGCGCGTGCAGATATCTGTGCCGTTTGGCCTGGGCGTTCGTTACAAGATTGACAGGTTCTGGGACTTGAACATAGAGATTGGCTGGAGAAAAACATTCACAGATTATTTAGATGACGCCAGTGCTGGCTTTGCCCGTAAATCTGATATTCTGAGCGGGAGCGGAGAGAACCCGACAGCGGCGGCTATTCTCTCGGACAGGAGTGCCGAAACAGGATTCGCTACTACACCGGACCCCAGTGGCAGCCCATATGATGTTGTGCCATACTATGGCTCTCCCATCAACCCGAAAAGAGGCAACAATTCAGACGATGACTGGTATATAACCACAGGTATAACCCTAAACTATATTTTGACGCCGCGCGTTAGAACTCCGAAGTTCAGATAA